The Sus scrofa isolate TJ Tabasco breed Duroc chromosome X, Sscrofa11.1, whole genome shotgun sequence genome has a segment encoding these proteins:
- the TLR8 gene encoding toll-like receptor 8 precursor (The RefSeq protein has 5 substitutions compared to this genomic sequence) has protein sequence MTLHFLLLTCLFLLIPDSCEFFTGANYSRSYPCDERKENGSVIAECTNRQLQEVPRRVGNYVTELDLSDNFIRRITNESFQGLQNLTKINLNHNAKLWPQSENGMTITDGAFLNLHHLRELLLEDNQLREIPTGLPESLRELSLIQNKIILLNTKNMFGLRKLESLYLGWNCYFTCNETFIIDEGAFENLTNLKVLSLSFNTLYRVPPKLPSSLTKLYLSNTKIRNINQEDFKGLENLRVLDLSGNCPRCFNAPFPCNPCPGDASIQIHPLAFRYLTALRYLNLSSTSLRRIPATWFENLHHLKVLHLEFNYLMDEIASGNFLAKLPSLEILDLSYNYEQKKYPQYINISHYFANLTSLQILHLRAYVFQELRKEDFQPLRNLLHLKFINLGINFIKQIDFTIFSEFSNLSIIYLSENRISPLVNNTGQKNGDRPSFQSHVLKPRSATPKFDPHSNFYHNTKPLIKPQCSRYGKALDLSLNSIFFIGPNQFEAFKDIACLNLSSNGNGQVLHGSEFSHLPGIKCLDLTNNRLDFDDDAAFSELPLLEVLDLSYNSHYFRIAGVTHRLGFIQNLPQLRVLNLSHNSIFTLTETYLKSTSLKELVFSGNRLDLLWNAQDDRYWQIFKNLSTLTHLDLSSNNLQHIPSEAFLNLPQTLTELYISDNRLNFFNWSLLQQFPNLTLLDLSGNELSFLTDSLSKFTTSLQTLILRQNRISYLPSGLLSEASSLTHLDLSSNQLKMVNISKLHAKTTTNLAILKLDRNPFDCTCDIRDFRKWMDENLRVTIPRLTDVICASPGDQRGRSIVSLELTTCVSDTIAAIICFFTFFVTSTVMLAALAHHWFYWDAWFIYHVCLAKVKGYRSLPTSQTFYDAYVSYDTKDASVTDWVMNELRFHLEESEGKNVLLCLEERDWDPGLAIIDNLMQSINQSKKTIFVLTKKYAKNWNFKTAFYLALQRLMDENMDVIVFILLEPVLQHSQYLRLRQRICKSSILQWPDNPKAEGLFWQSLKNVVLTENDSRYNSLYVNSIK, from the coding sequence ATGACCCTTCACTTTTTGCTCCTGACCTGCCTTTTCCTGCTAATTCCTGATTCCTGTGAGTTCTTCACTGGAGCCAATTATTCTAGAAGCTACCCTTgtgatgagagaaaagaaaatggctcTGTCATTGCAGAGTGCAACAATCGTCAACTTCAGGAAGTACCCCGAAGAGTGGGCAACTATGTGACTGAACTGGACTTGTCTGATAACTTCATCAGACGCATAACCAATGAATCCTTTCAAGGGCTGCAAAATCTGACTAAAATAAATCTAAACCACAACGCCAAGCTGTGGCCCCAGAGTGAAAACGGTATGACTATTACAGATGGGGCGTTTCTCAACCTCCATCACCTCAGGGAGTTGCTGCTGGAAGACAACCAGTTACGTGAAATACCCACTGGCTTGCCAGAATCTTTGAGAGAACTTAGTctaattcaaaacaaaatcatTCTGTTAAATACAAAGAACATGTTTGGACTTAGGAAACTGGAAAGTCTCTATTTGGGCTGGAACTGCTATTTTACTTGTAATGAAACCTTTATCATAGACGAGGGAGCATTTGAAAATTTAACGAATTTGAAGGTGCTGTCATTATCTTTTAACACCCTTTACCGGGTGCCACCCAAACTGCCCAGCTCCCTGACAAAACTCTATCTTAGCAACACCAAGATAAGAAACATCAATCAGGAAGACTTCAAGGGGCTGGAAAATCTAAGAGTACTGGATCTAAGCGGGAACTGCCCGAGATGTTTTAACGCACCCTTTCCCTGCAACCCTTGCCCCGGAGATGCTTCAATTCAAATACACCCTCTGGCTTTTCGCTACCTGACCGAACTTCGCTACCTAAACCTCTCTAGCACTTCGCTCCGGAGGATTCCCGCAACTTGGTTTGAGAATCTGCATCATTTGAAGGTGCTGCACCTGGAATTCAACTATTTGATGGACGAAATCGCCTCTGGGGAATTTTTGGCGAAATTGCCCTCCTTAGAAATACTTGACTTATCTTACAACTatgaacagaaaaaatatcccCAGTACATTAATATTTCCCATTACTTTGCTAATCTTACATCTCTCCAGATATTACACTTAAGAGCTTATGTCTTCCAGGAACTTAGAAAAGAAGATTTCCAGCCTCTGAGAAACCTCTTGCATTTAAAGTTTATCAATTTGGGCATTAACTTCATTAAGCAAATTGATTTTACCATTTTCTCGGAGTTCTCCAACCTGTCAATCATTTACTTGTCAGAAAACAGAATATCGCCCTTAGTCAATAATACCGGGCAAAAGAATGGAGATAGACCCTCTTTCCAAAGTCATGTCCTTAAGCCACGCTCAGCAACTCCTAAGTTTGACCCACATTCAAATTTTTATCATAACACCAAGCCTTTAATAAAACCACAGTGTTCACGTTATGGCAAAGCCTTAGATTTAAGCTTGAACAGTATTTTCTTTATTGGGCCAAACCAATTTGAAGCCTTTAAGGACATTGCCTGTTTAAATCTGTCTTCAAATGGCAACGGGCAGGTGTTACATGGATCTGAATTTTCACATTTGCCTGGTATCAAGTATTTGGACTTGACAAACAATAGACTAGACTTTGATGATGACGCTGCTTTCAGTGAGCTGCCGTTGTTAGAAGTTctggatctgagctacaactCCCACTATTTCCGAATAGCAGGAGTGACACACCGTCTAGGATTTATACAAAATTTGCCTCAGCTGAGAGTTTTAaacttgagccacaacagcatCTTTACTTTAACAGAAACGTACTTAAAAAGCACGTCCCTGAAAGAATTAGTTTTCAGTGGAAACCGCCTGGACCTTTTGTGGAATGCCCAAGATGACAGGTACTGGCAAATTTTCAAAAATCTCAGCACGCTGACCCATCTCGATTTATCATCTAATAACCTTCAGCACATCCCGAGTGAAGCCTTCCTTAACTTGCCCCAGACTCTCACCGaactatatataagtgataatagGTTAAATTTCTTTAACTGGTCATTACTCCAGCAGTTTCCGAATCTCACCTTGCTTGACTTAAGCGGAAATGAGCTCTCCTTTTTAACAGATAGCCTATCTAAATTCACCACTTCTCTTCAGACACTGATACTGAGGCAGAACAGGATTTCCTACCTGCCCTCTGGCTTGCTTTCCGAAGCCAGCAGTCTGACGCACCTTGATTTAAGTTCCAACCAGCTCAAGATGGTCAACATATCCAAGCTTCACGCAAAGACCACCACCAACTTAGCCATTTTAAAACTAGATAGAAACCCTTTTGACTGTACCTGTGACATCAGAGATTTTCGAAAATGGATGGATGAGAATCTGAAGGTCACAATTCCCAGACTGACGGATGTCATTTGTGCCAGTCCTGGGGATCAGCGCGGGAGGAGTATTGTGAGTCTGGAGCTCACAACTTGTGTTTCGGATACCATTGCGGCGATAATATGTTTCTTCACCTTTTTTGTCACCAGCACAGTTATGTTGGCTGCCCTGGCTCACCACTGGTTTTACTGGGATGCTTGGTTCATCTACCATGTGTGCTTAGCCAAGGTAAAAGGCTACCGGTCGCTTCCCACATCCCAGACTTTCTACGATGCTTATGTTTCCTATGACACCAAAGACGCCTCTGTCACAGACTGGGTGATGAATGAGCTGCGCTTCCACCTGGAAGAGAGTGAGGGGAAAAATGTGCTCCTCTGTTTGGAGGAGAGGGACTGGGACCCAGGACTGGCCATCATCGACAACCTCATGCAGAGCATCAACCAAAGCAAGAAGACAATATTCGTTTTAACCAAAAAATATGCCAAGAACTGGAACTTTAAAACAGCATTCTACTTGGCCTTGCAGAGGCTAATGGATGAGAACATGGACGTGATCGTATTCATTCTGCTGGAGCCAGTGCTGCAGCATTCGCAGTACTTGAGGCTGCGGCAGAGGATCTGCAAAAGCTCCATCCTCCAATGGCCGGACAACCCCAAGGCGGAAGGCTTGTTTTGGCAAAGTCTGAAAAATGTCGTCTTAACGGAAAATGATTCGCGGTATAACAGTTTGTATGTCAATTCCATTAAGTAA